TGCCGCTCTTCCTGTGAGCTGGTATTCCAGATCTTTTCCTTAGAAATTCCGGAAGCCCGGCCTGGGCTGGCGTGAGGAATCGGTGACGGCGGTCGCCTCATTTCTGCGTGATGGTTTGACCCTGTTGCCGAGCCAGCGGAGTCCATGAACCGTCCGTCCTCGTTTTTCGATTTCCTGCCCTTTTTAGATTTGGAAGCCCCCGTGCTTGTGTGTCCATTTGTTTGAGATGGCCTGCTCAGCGCCTCCCCTTCATTATCGCTGTGGCCAGCGTCAGACGGTTGCTTGGGCAGGCTAGACGAGGCAGAATGAGCTGCGACACCATTTGACAAATTGTCACCGCTAAGACCGGCTTCGGCAGCGGCCTTCGCAGCCAGTTTTGCCCGCCGCTTGGCCTTCTTCCGATTTACGGTGGGAGCCGCCTCGCCTCCTGATGCATTTGAGCCAGAAGGCGCGGTCGGCGCGGTAGAAGGTGGCTGGCCTTTTCCTGCAGTAGGGGGCGGCATTGAAGCTGAAACGGTCGGTGAGGGTTGAGGTGTTTCGACGGATAAAGAAGGCTTCGGGACGCTGATGATCTTGGAGCCGTCACGGTTCgcgtatttggaggtgcccTTGGAGGGAGTGGGAGAGGCGGGAGAAGTCGGCTGCGAGGCCACCGCGGGCTGGCGGCGGTTGCCTTTCATAAGTGCGACGTTGAGCCCTTACAATGATACCAATGAGCTAACGAATATCATTGACTATAAGAACGTATGGCAAGATGTGGGCCACGCTGTTGCCGGGATAGAGTTGCTGGTTCTAGATGCCCAAACGGGTCACGGTCAGTATGCGGCTTAAGTGCTGGTTTCGAGGAAACGGAAAATATCGTCGCGCGATCGGTCACATGGATGTTTCTTTTTGAGGGACGACGATAATGGCGCTCATCGAATGTAAGCCCAGGTTTCGGGATAACATCAGGTTTGTCGGAGGGTTGGCGGCGAAGAGGATTGGAGGGGGATATGCTGAAAGGGCATTTGATGCTGTTTTCTCGTGGAGGGGCTCAGGTAGAATGCCTTACTGTTATGATCGATGGTGATAGTATTTCGGAGGACGGGGAATACGATACGATCTCGGCAAGCAATCAAGCTAGATGCTCTCGTTTGTAATCGGTCGTGGCGGCGTGGTCGGCAGCGCTCCTCGTAGGCCTTTTTGGCAATGTGACTGAAAGGATAGATGCGACCTTTCGTTGGTTGAGCCGACGTTTGCTCAGGCACGACCTACTACCTAAGGAACCTTGCCGCTGGAGCCCATCGATAAGTTCCGCCAAGGTACCTTCCTGGCTGGGGCCTGTGCACACGGTACAGCGTGACGACTTGTTGGTGGCAGGGCAAATCGATCCAATCAGCCAAGGAGAGTAAAgcgggtcttttttttcaagccTGCCCAAAAGCTATTCGCCAGAGCTTAGAGGGAGGGACAGACAAAAGACAAATACTcgaccttcttggcctcAGGACTccgaagggaaaaaaaaaaattacggcCATGAATTCATGCTAGATGAGAAGCTGGTTTTAATGCGACTCAGCCGGTTCAGTTACAACCGTTTTCTAAGTTCTAATCTGGGTCTACCGGTACGTTGGCAGTTGGGGATAGGAGGTAAAGGTATTGTGTTGGGATAACTTGGGTAACTTGGGCTACCCTGGATGCGAAAGGAATTGAACTGGTATCGAGTGCTACAATGACAACATTTTTGGAATCGCTAATAAGGTAAAAATGTAGGGTGTACAGCGATCAGCACACGCGGCAAAATCAACATGAGTTTTACTGATAAATCCAGGGCTGAAGGATCTCTCTCTTGCTGTTGCAACCATTCACCCGCTTCGCTTAGCCGGAAGATCTATTTTTGACCAGCCGACCGGGTTCATCACTCAGCTTGGCAGGAATTGTTAGCTCTGGTACCCAGGTTCAGTGACGCAAATGAACCGCTCCTTCGTAGAAAGGAAACGGAGCTCTGTGGTGACAACATACCTTTGCCTTACCTGTTACCTTACAGttcttaggtaggtacctagggacgtacagaaaaacagaaaaaaaaaaagaagaaaacacaCACATTGCCACGAGTTCGGCCATGACAGCCGCCATCTGCACAATTTATCTGTGTTGCTCATCTATCAAACATGCATCCCGTACGATGGGCTGGCATCGGACGAGGAACTACCTaattaccacacaggccaAGCCAAACTGTGTATCTTGGCTTATGAGGCGGTGCTTAGGTCGCCTCAATAGTTAGCCACTCGGATCGGACGCTAGGATTAAGGGTTGCCGTCCGGTCTACGACTGTGTTCTGGTTGGAGCTGAGGGTGCGATGCCGGAACTAGAAGCCGTAAGTTGAAAACGGACAGATCACTAACTTGGAACTCGTCTTGTCGATTCAACGGATAGACTGTTGCCTTCACATATTGAACGACTGATGCTCGATGCAGAGATGTTATACAGAGATCAAAAATAATACGGATACGACACCCAACGCTTTACTTCATAAGGCACTCGTACATGCCTAGGTACATCTACGTGCATTGCCGTGGCGGTAGACGCTATTACTTTTTCTTACATTGTGTCACCTTGTCTTGATCAGATGGTTTCGGAAAGTTATGGTTAATTTGGCAAGGGACAACTGGTTCAGGAGCAGACGCACCGACAGCAAGGGGCTCCGGGTCCCGGGAAGCTTCAGAGATCATTCTGTGGGGTATAGTATTGATACTACGTCAATGGGCAGCCGGAGCTTGGCACGGCACGGCATCGGAGAACGTCATGACGAGTCGGCAATCACTGCATGTTGGGTATGAGATGACTCGGTTGGTTATTGTACGAAGTACTGTTTGTTTGATTTGATGAAcaaggggaaaaagaaaaaaaaagaaaacagaaaactaagacggaaaaaagaaatatgaATTACTCAATCTTATCAACAACAACGGAAGGCCTACGTCGTAAGTTCAATGGTGAACGAAATTCAAGCAAACAGTTCCAGGGCAATCGTAGATTCTCAGATCTGATATCCTCACCAGTGATCCGGCCCAACGCGGTACTTATGTAGTTCATTTGTTAGTTTGTACTTCGAGAGGGATCAAAAAgtcaaccccccccccccccccccaaagcGTCGACTCAATTCTGTGTCTATTGATCTGCCTCGGGACTGGTATTTGTGGACTTGTACAAAATAAAGCGATCGCCAGCTTAACGAACGGCGATTTGAACAATATACAGATGTCAGGTCAGATCAAAACACCAGAGAGTAAAAATGGCTGTCCGACTTACGCGGCTCGGTCCAACCACTCAAAAAGACCACAAAAAGAGATCGCATGGGTCGGTCTCACGGTCGGTCGGTGTCTTTGTGCCGGGTACGCAGCGCAGTGCGGCGTTTTCTTGGCGAACCCCTGTTGCAACTAACGTTACACGCCGCGCACGCATTTACAACCCGCCCACTGGAATACTGTCAATTGATTGACTGATGCAGTCTCTTTACACCAGCCGACTGCAGATTCTCATGCACCCCAAGTGGCTCCGCCGTTTGTGCCGTCGTAGCGTCGACTCCCCACAACAACCTACCGTACACTACATGTACCTTTGCTCCTTGGCTAAGCCTACAGAGAGGTTTCAAGGTACCTAGCTCCTTTACCCCTGTGGGTCTTTGCTCTGCCGCAGCACAGGCTTCTTCGTCTGGTCCTTGGAGGTGCCCAAACCAGCTGTGGGTAGACCAGACCATCCATCCATGGTCATAATATTGGTAAGGGGGAAGAGAACCAGCTGAACGTTCAATACTATCCATGCCTACCACTATCTATCACCTCTTACCTTTACCTatctaatttttttttaaattttttttttttttcgatctAATTATGCCGTGATCTAGTCGGCCTAGAACTAGCCTGCTGCCTGTGTCCTACTTTCGTAACCTAGCCTATCCCTTCCAAGTCAAGCTGGTTGGCGGTGGCCCCTCATCCTTGAACTCTACTTTGTACGAGATtgatgtgttttttttttgtgatttAATATCCGACCTACGCCcgcccgttttgtttctCCAGCACAAACAAACTCTCCACCCACCCACGAAGCGAACaagcgcgcgcggcggcctCTCAGAGGACGGACTTTCTCACCGAGTCAACGGACCAACCCTTTCTCCTTTCCAAACCCCAACAAACAAAACGAATCTGCACCACATCAGGAAACTCTACGACAATCCTCATTGTCAAGAGTCATTTGCTCGCACATGAAGCAATTCGCACCTCGGTTTacagcatcagcagcaaGCACATAGTTTTGCCATACTGCACGACTACGACTCCGAGCGAAGAACCAAAACCCCTGACTACTTTTTAGGCAAAACGTTTGCCGCCTTGCAGACGACGTCGACTTTTCAGCCTAGGGCGATCGACAAATCATCCGGAATCGaataaaaaagggggatCCCCGGAACACACAAGAAACATAAAATAAACACACGCACCCTGTGAGCGTGCGGCTAAGCAAGCATGGCGGCCGCAAATAATCAGAACGTCATTCGCAGGTACGATGCAACACTCGCTGGAAACAAAGATGAATGTAGTGTGCTCCTTCATTTCTTCTATATCTTAACACATTTGTATTTATGCCCGAATCTACAGGAAACTGGTAATTATAGGAGACGGTGCATGCGGAAAGACAAGTTTACTTAGCGTGTTCACTCTTGGGTATTTTCCAACAGTAAGTATCCCTAAACCCGGCTCCTGTCAGAAAAAATTACGGTTTGTTGTTTGTTGCGATGAGGGCCACAAGACTAAACAAACACCCTTTTTACCTTGTCACAGCATTATGTAAGTCCGGAAACGACCCAGCAAACACGGAAACGAATCGATCAGAGAATATAGAGCTCCAAGAAGGCCTGACCACAGTCAACGGAGCATACAGATTCCGACCGTCTTCGAAAACTACGTGACAGATTGCAGGGTGGATGGCAAGTCGGTGCAGCTAGCATTATGGGATACGGCAGGCCAGGAGGACTACGAGCGATTACGGCCCTTGGCATACTCAAAAGCGCACGTCATCCTAATAGGGTTTTCTGTCGACACGCCGGATTCATTGGACAATGTGAAGCACAAGGTGGGTTCACTGGCAGCCCGTTGCGAACGGGGATTCAAAAGCGTTTTCTCCCACCCTTCAAGATGCCGTCCACCAAGCCACGATCGACCATAAACGCAAGCTTCCGTCCCCGGATGCTCGCGGGGAATGCCGAAACCCTCAGGATCCTTGGTCTGCGTGTAACTGCGCAATCTCCGGTCCTCCGCGGTAGTTCTTTTTACCATCATGGTGCAACACAAAGTGCGACCAACCACGTCGTCACGATTGGGTCTGGTGGCGGATGTTCGAAGAGGGGGTGTGGGAAGGAGGTACAAGCCAAGGAGAGGATGTAGAACTGTGTGGGCTGACAAATCTGGGACAAAAATCATAGTGGATCGAAGAGGCTACCGAAAAGTGCCCTGGGGTACCCATCATCCTTGTCGGCCTCAAGAAGGACCTGCGGGAAGACCCCGTGGCCATCGAGGAGATGCGCAAGAAGAGCATGCGCTTTGTCACCGAGCACGACGGTGAGACTGCGGCCAAGGAAGTCGGTGCCCGCAAATATCTAGAGTGTTCGAGCTTGTCTGGCGAAGGAGTCGACGACGTCTTTGAGGCAGCCACGCGCGCAGCCCTCTTGACATTTGAAAAGGGTGAGGGAGCCGGATGCTGTGTGATCCTATAGAGCATCATACCCATGGCACATTCATCAGCTCGGAGCTGGTGCAGAAACGGTACGGAATCCACTCGTTAGGTATCCCAACCGATCAACCTACGACGACcgggaaaaacaaaaacaacacaCATTATGGACAGGTCCTGAGGGCATAATGGCCAAAAGTTGGACCTAGGGGCCCACAAAGAACGCACTCGTTCAAAACAATCCCCTATTTTATCATCGCCGAGTTTTCTGTAACTCGCAAAGCTTTGCGTTCTTCTACGACATCTGACGACGAAACAAACATgtgcgaaaaaaaacatcggTATTTAAAACCCGCAGATCCTTTGATAATGTTCATCTCCACTGCACTGCGCTTTTTTCTCACTGCTGGCCAAGGGGGGGATAcgccttgtttttcctgttTAATCTTTCGAATGTATAATAGGGGAGCGATAGACAGACCTCGATGCTCCTTTTTGTTTGCTGAAAATGACGTTATTTACTCAGGCACGTCAAAGTATTCGGAGACAGTAATGGACCGCATTCAGCAGATACAAACAAATCCAGTTGCCGCTTGTGACATGTGAAGATGGCGTATGGTGTTGTATGAGGGCTTGAGTTCATATGAAGAACTGTGCAAACATTGAATtacttcaaagtcgaaggCAAGAAATGGTCTTCCAATCTATAGAATGGATGTTGGCACATCCTGATTCAGTTTCAGCAAATCAATCGGCGACTACATTGTTAGCATCGTGATTGGGAGCTGCTCTAGCTTGGGGACGAAAAGGAGTTCGAAATCACAAAGGAGAAACCAAAATACTCCCATGTGAAGGATCGTGACAATGGCCCGACAGAAGTGTGCCGACTAAACAAGACGTAGGATATGAGAAGTAATACAGTCAATATTTGGTCTATAATTTTATACACGCTTGGTACAAAAAGAGCGCCCTCTCTGTAGCGCCAAAGCCAGCAAAACGCAGCCATTGGCTTCGGAGACCACAAGCTCTTCAAAGTATATCAACTACTCAATCCCTCCTCCAATCGTGGTTCCAAGCCTGCCTCGCTGGCGTCTCGACCTGGGGCCTGGCGTACTCAATGGGGAAGCCGTCGTGGCCGTAGACGCCCTTCTTCTCCATTGCGACGCGGTAGAGGTAACCCTCATCCCTGGTTCCTGGCCCGCTGGTCTGGCGGAGCTCCTCACAGGCGTTACGCATTGAGTGCCACTGGCGTATGAGCATCCTCTGCTTGTCGTCACGCTGCTTGTGCAGGTGCAGCTGCCAGGCGCGGTGAATGGTCCAGTGCCGCAGGTGACGGTTGCGACCCATGATgagaggcggcggcgtcttGCGCACCACGCCCACCACCTTGCGGAACAGCATCAGCTTGGGGTCCGCCGCCACGGGCTGGGCCTTGCGCAGCCGGTCGCCGCTGTTGCCGCCCATCTTGCGGTTGATGGACGCCGCGTGGCTGCCGATCGACGTCGACTGCTTCTTCACCTGGCGCGCCTGCGTCTGCGGCGTGCTGTGGAAGGAGCGtgtcctgttgctgctggccaTGCTGTGTGTCTGAGGTCGGAGAGCTGAGGGAATGAATGGGTTTGAGGTCGGGAGCAGGCGACGCAGGGCTCTGCTAAAGGTTGATGCTGATGCCATTGTGGGATATGTCGTGATCGAGACTGGCCCGGCGTATGGAAATGTTTTATATGGTGATAGAGACTTCTACCAAGGCTGTAATTGGTATCGCTAGGCCGGGTCAGCGTTGCCTTGATGTGTCCCTTGCGGCGTGCTCGAGGCGGGTGTCCACCGAAATTTCGATGCTGGCGCGTTTGTTACAGATTTCTCGGAAAATCAATGCTGTATTGAATGCTGGACCATGTATCGCACAGCAATCTAGACTCCGACCGCCGTCGGTTGTTCGCCAGCTCGGAAAGAAACCTTTTTCTACAGTAGGGTTCACTTTTGGTCATCATTCGACGAATCGAGCTAAGAATTTCATGGTCTGGACTGGGATGTCCCGACTCAAAATCGGAGCTAACACGTGATCACCTGACACAGATTCGGATACGCCCATTTGTACCTTGCTCGACTTCCCACACCCAAAGGTAACTAACTACCTGCTCCACATCGGAGCTACAGGAGAGGTATATCGTCTACATATCTTACCTACCGGTGCCAATCGAATGAAGTCGGGTACAAAAAGCTTCCAGAGCATCGATTCGAAAGGGCCGTCTCCAAATTTCATCCAGCATGACTGCAAAGCCTCGATCCATTCTATGTACGAAGGCGAAGGAAGTATTAGTTTCCTGCATACTCTCCGATTATGACCAGAACTTCCTACAAATCTTATGCAATGAATACGGGATTAGCAATGTAATGGGTATCTTCGTGTCCTCCAAGTCATTGCTCGCTAGTGAAGCAACTCTATGTAATTTTAATATTGCATCATCAAGTAGCCGATATCTTGACTCTTGTAACCTCCAGAGTCTCATTATCGACCAACACAAGCTCGCGTGATGCTGAAAATGTCGGCACGGTGATCAGACGCACTTCCTGACCTTCCGTTCCTGTAATGGTCTTGGTCCCAAACTCCGGCTGGTTGCCGACAAAGTAAAGATGGGGGCATTGGTTCATCACAAAAGGATCATCGTCCTGGAAAGGGTAACTCCCTAAACACAAAGATAGTCAGCGAATCCCGCTTTTAAAGGGCCTAAAGGCATAAGTGGCACATGGGCTACTCACAAAGCGTATCAGGCGCCGTCGGTGCTGAGCATCTCCAACGGCACATGGCCTCCATCATGCCAAGTCGGTCGTCGCTATCGACATACTTGAAAACATCATCAACGTTTTGTCCGCTCGTTCCCAGCACTCTCCATCCTTCAACCTCACCCTCCCAGGGGTTCGTCACCGTGTCAAACCAGCCTGGCTCGGCAGTCGGCCCGGGGAGGGCGCTATACGTTCTCGACTTCGTGAACATGGCCGGGTGGATGGGCTGCTGGGGATAACTGGCGTTGGCGGGATCGTGTGCTCCTGGGAGGAAGGTAACGGGTATCGTCGGCAGCAACTCCGAAAGGAATTCGTCGAGGAGCTGCGAGGGGATGGGATTGTATGAGCTGGCATCATAGCCGTACTTCTTGTGAACCTTCTTCCCTGCCACTTCCTCCTCGGCTGCAGGTTTGCCGGTATCCGGCGAGATCGAGTCGCCTGCCACAATAAGACGGCTAATCTGCGATATATCCTTTTGAGCGATTGGGTCGAGTGCATCGCCAAGGAGATACTCCAAAAGAAGGTTCAACTCCATAGCATACGACGTATCCGTACTCGAGAAGTTCAGACCAGATAGTATGGCAGTCTTGCCTCGGTTACTGGAGTAGCCACCGTTGCCCATCTCCACGTCGTCATCTGCCGGTTTTGAGAGGGACCATCGTTCTGGTTGGGGTGCGAGGTCAGGGAATTTCAGGTCAATAACCTCGAACTCGCCACTTGCGTTTTCAGTGCCCATCACTGCAATGATGCAGCCCGTCACCAAGACAACGGACTTGAGTATATCCCCCACCAGACGCACGCGCCCTGAGTCATCCTCAAGGAGAATCGAGTCTCGGCCATCTTTTGAGAAGTATTTCTGGACTGATGTGGGTGCGGATATCCAACGCTATGTAGCTGCATCAGCCAGAGCTTCCTCGCCGTTTTTATAAAAAGTCAGTGCTCTTGAACAATTCTCTCGTCACTCACATCTTTGGCTACGTCCTCCAGAATGCTAGGCTTGAGTGGCATGTCCATGTAGACGGTGCCTGCAACCCAGCAGAGCTCTCCTTGCCTGACATCAAGCACACGAGGCACCTGCCTGGCCGGCTCGCCACCAATTACCAGGTCACCAAAGGCGGTGGATGCTATCTCCTCCACGGCCGGCTTGATCTTGGTGAGCCTGAGGAAGTACATGTCCCCATACTGCTGTTGATATTGTTTTTCCTTGTCTAATGCAAACGTCTTGAGCGACTTATAGCTCGATTGCCTCCTTTCCAGTGGAATCTCGCTATCATTTGAATTGCTGCTTCGAGTTTGGTAGTTGTTAGCAAATATGATCACGTGAAatgtgttttatttttttcttcttttttttaatttttttttatatcaaACTGGAACCGCACCTACGATGGCTTCTGCAGCAGACTGCTGCTCACATCTTCTAGTTTTACCATGGCCAAGTCGGAGCAGCGCCGAGACAATGACGAGCGGATGACTGTGACACCGTGATGTTGACCGAAGTTTGAGCCTGGACGCGACCTGCTATGTCCTGAGTGTATCTTTGGTTGCCAGGGAGTTCACGCGTGGAGGGGTTGGTTCGGATGGCAGCCGTTGGCTTGAGCCCCACTATGCCCCATAGTAAAGTTCAACTGCCTTCATTATCCCCATCTATCTATTGGTCTCTCCCCAACGTGGGGTAAGGCTCGTGCAAGGCTGACAGCTTCtccaaaggaaaaaaaaaataaagagaagaaaaaaaattcctGGAGGTCGCAACGGGGCGCCCGAAGAACATCATATTACAGGGAGA
The Pyricularia oryzae 70-15 chromosome 1, whole genome shotgun sequence DNA segment above includes these coding regions:
- a CDS encoding GTP-binding protein rho2 gives rise to the protein MAAANNQNVIRRKLVIIGDGACGKTSLLSVFTLGYFPTHYIPTVFENYVTDCRVDGKSVQLALWDTAGQEDYERLRPLAYSKAHVILIGFSVDTPDSLDNVKHKWIEEATEKCPGVPIILVGLKKDLREDPVAIEEMRKKSMRFVTEHDGETAAKEVGARKYLECSSLSGEGVDDVFEAATRAALLTFEKGEGAGCCVIL
- a CDS encoding DNA polymerase delta small subunit; the encoded protein is MVKLEDVSSSLLQKPSNSNDSEIPLERRQSSYKSLKTFALDKEKQYQQQYGDMYFLRLTKIKPAVEEIASTAFGDLVIGGEPARQVPRVLDVRQGELCWVAGTVYMDMPLKPSILEDVAKDRWISAPTSVQKYFSKDGRDSILLEDDSGRVRLVGDILKSVVLVTGCIIAVMGTENASGEFEVIDLKFPDLAPQPERWSLSKPADDDVEMGNGGYSSNRGKTAILSGLNFSSTDTSYAMELNLLLEYLLGDALDPIAQKDISQISRLIVAGDSISPDTGKPAAEEEVAGKKVHKKYGYDASSYNPIPSQLLDEFLSELLPTIPVTFLPGAHDPANASYPQQPIHPAMFTKSRTYSALPGPTAEPGWFDTVTNPWEGEVEGWRVLGTSGQNVDDVFKYVDSDDRLGMMEAMCRWRCSAPTAPDTLWSYPFQDDDPFVMNQCPHLYFVGNQPEFGTKTITGTEGQEVRLITVPTFSASRELVLVDNETLEVTRVKISAT